TCGAGGGCGCACGCTTGATCGCAGCGTCCTGCGCCGCGAGATCGGAGCGCTCCGGGAGGGAGGGATCTTCGAACTCCGCCTCCGGAGTCGGCAGGAGACGCGGACCGAACGCCCCCGAATCGAAGCGGCTCTCATCCTTGTAGGGCGATGTCGTACGTTCGGCGTCGACCGCACGCAGTCGCGGGATGAGTCCTTCCGGCAGGGATCCCTGCCGTGAGAGCTGGGTCGCGTCGGCGTTCAGGGGTGACAGTGCACTGCGGCGAGGATCGAAGCTCCAGCGCGCGTCGTGTTCGACATCGTTGGCCGTGAACTCGAGCTTGATGGTCCAGCCGGAGTCCTCTTTCCAACTGGCCCAGCGCTCTGCAGTCGCCTCGATCTCGGCCAGCTTGGCGCGGACGGCGACGCCGAAGGTGGGTTGCGCGTCGGGCTCGACCTCGCTGCCGATCAACACCGGCACAGCGAGAGCCTGGCCGATGATGTGCTCTCGCTCGGCGAGGACCGGACCTTCGAACCGGGCGACGTCCTCCACGCTGATCCCGAGCAGCTCGGCGACTTCGGGAGCTGTCAGCCCGGCGCGGATCTGGGCCTGGATGTCACGAGGGCTCGCCGCAAGTTTCTGAGCGGTCGGCTCGGCCTGTCGGGTGGCGCGACGGATCTCGCGCTGCAGCATGTCGTCGAT
Above is a window of Microbacterium aurugineum DNA encoding:
- the sepH gene encoding septation protein SepH; this encodes MENVTIVGTEAGVLVLATESGERFALPIDDMLQREIRRATRQAEPTAQKLAASPRDIQAQIRAGLTAPEVAELLGISVEDVARFEGPVLAEREHIIGQALAVPVLIGSEVEPDAQPTFGVAVRAKLAEIEATAERWASWKEDSGWTIKLEFTANDVEHDARWSFDPRRSALSPLNADATQLSRQGSLPEGLIPRLRAVDAERTTSPYKDESRFDSGAFGPRLLPTPEAEFEDPSLPERSDLAAQDAAIKRAPSTPSTNPETADLLEALRRRRGQRETAPLLDDAEDAERSDPISLFDALDQPEEEPEASQPASSQPTPTDSGESGGRRRRRNAMPSWDEIVFGARTDE